The following proteins come from a genomic window of Gimesia chilikensis:
- a CDS encoding Tex family protein, with the protein MDAVEIPENQSGSQFSERDAAQIAEELKLTSQQIQNVIALLDEGNTVPFITRYRKERTGNLDEVQIRDIQKRVQLKRQLRERATTILRLIEAQQQLTPELKAEIEKADTLKRLEDLYRPYRPKRTSRAAAARKHGFEPLANAIWAGDAGLTDLNVAAEQYIKDEEGAQTTEDVLKGVADILVEKIGEDPDVRDISRRIAWRSGKLTVNATKKAEELGQEYRDYFNYSERAVKVPHHRTMALNRGEKSGALRVRFEWEEESARHSIVSHLKLEGHRFSEFLTEVVTDALQRLILPSLEREIRRELTEKAEKHAVSVFAQNLKNLLLQPPLQGERILAIDPGLRTGCKLAVLDELGYCVATDLVYVTGSAEKKDFARNKLADMMTEHNCKLVAIGNGTACRETEEIITEMIEQNLPEARYLIVNEAGASIYSASPVAREEFPDLDATIRGTISIGRRLQDPLSELVKIDPQHLGVGMYQHDVNSKRLKESLDEVIESCVNYVGVNLNTASASLLRHVSGLNQLIARRITEWRDQHGSFLSRKQLLDVAGIGEATFTQAAGFLKIDRGEEPLDSTWIHPESYESAHKVLEQLELPPDSLKTSAQERASILEKVSQIDKQALSGSLKIGLPTLEDILEAIARPPRDPRSDLPGPIFKQGVLKLEQLTEGMELQGTVLNVVDFGAFVDVGLKDSALIHVSEMANHFIESPYQFVSVGDVITAWVLGVDLERRRVSLTLIKPGTVRPPRKSQRGPSKPDEQKKPDKAKQDQGDSAANRKRKPGKKKRNKPGKKEAPLPKLTKEMKTGDQPLQGFDQLKALWNQKKK; encoded by the coding sequence ATGGATGCGGTTGAGATACCAGAGAATCAATCCGGCTCACAGTTCTCAGAACGTGACGCAGCGCAAATCGCTGAGGAATTGAAACTCACATCACAACAGATTCAGAATGTGATCGCGTTGCTTGATGAAGGCAACACGGTTCCTTTCATTACGCGTTACCGTAAAGAACGTACCGGCAACCTGGACGAAGTTCAGATCCGCGATATTCAGAAACGGGTACAGCTGAAGCGTCAATTGCGCGAGCGGGCCACTACCATTCTGCGTCTGATCGAAGCCCAGCAGCAGCTCACTCCGGAACTCAAAGCGGAAATCGAAAAGGCCGATACGCTCAAACGTCTGGAAGACCTTTACCGCCCTTATCGTCCCAAGCGCACCTCCCGTGCCGCGGCCGCCCGTAAGCATGGCTTCGAACCACTGGCCAATGCGATCTGGGCCGGCGATGCAGGGCTGACGGATTTAAATGTCGCCGCGGAACAATACATCAAAGACGAAGAAGGCGCACAGACGACCGAAGATGTTCTCAAAGGGGTCGCCGACATCCTGGTGGAAAAGATCGGCGAAGATCCCGATGTGCGCGACATCTCCCGTCGGATTGCCTGGCGTTCCGGAAAACTGACGGTCAACGCGACCAAAAAAGCAGAAGAGCTGGGCCAGGAATATCGCGATTATTTCAACTACTCCGAACGGGCCGTGAAGGTTCCCCATCATCGGACCATGGCACTTAACCGCGGAGAGAAATCGGGAGCGCTGCGGGTTCGGTTTGAGTGGGAAGAAGAATCGGCGCGACACTCCATTGTAAGTCACCTCAAGCTGGAAGGTCATCGTTTCAGTGAGTTTCTGACCGAAGTGGTTACCGATGCCCTGCAGCGTCTGATCCTGCCGAGCCTGGAACGGGAAATCCGTCGCGAGCTGACCGAGAAAGCCGAAAAACATGCGGTCTCTGTCTTCGCCCAGAACCTGAAAAACCTGCTGCTGCAGCCTCCCCTGCAGGGAGAACGGATTCTGGCGATCGACCCGGGTTTGCGCACAGGCTGTAAACTGGCGGTGCTCGATGAACTCGGTTACTGCGTGGCGACCGACCTGGTGTATGTGACCGGCTCTGCAGAGAAGAAAGATTTCGCGCGGAACAAGCTGGCCGACATGATGACCGAGCACAACTGTAAGCTGGTCGCGATTGGAAACGGCACCGCGTGCCGGGAAACGGAAGAGATCATCACCGAGATGATCGAACAGAATCTCCCCGAAGCACGCTACCTGATTGTGAACGAAGCGGGAGCGAGTATTTACTCTGCCAGCCCGGTCGCCCGTGAAGAATTTCCAGACTTGGACGCAACGATTCGTGGCACCATTTCGATTGGCCGCCGCTTACAGGATCCATTGAGTGAGCTGGTAAAGATCGATCCGCAGCACCTCGGCGTGGGCATGTATCAGCACGATGTGAACTCCAAGCGGTTGAAAGAGTCGCTGGATGAAGTGATCGAATCGTGTGTGAACTACGTGGGAGTGAACCTGAATACTGCGAGTGCTTCGCTGCTGCGACACGTCTCGGGACTCAACCAGTTGATCGCGCGACGGATTACCGAATGGCGCGATCAGCACGGTTCGTTCCTCAGTCGGAAACAACTGCTCGATGTCGCGGGGATCGGCGAAGCGACCTTCACCCAGGCCGCCGGCTTTTTGAAAATTGATCGGGGCGAAGAGCCACTCGATTCCACCTGGATTCACCCGGAAAGTTACGAGTCGGCGCATAAGGTGCTGGAACAGCTGGAACTGCCTCCCGACAGTCTGAAAACATCGGCCCAGGAACGGGCTTCGATTCTGGAGAAGGTTTCCCAGATCGACAAGCAGGCGCTGAGTGGAAGTCTGAAGATCGGTCTACCGACACTGGAAGACATCCTGGAAGCCATTGCCCGACCGCCACGCGATCCGCGTTCCGATCTGCCGGGGCCCATCTTCAAACAGGGTGTGCTCAAGCTGGAACAGCTGACCGAGGGCATGGAACTGCAGGGCACCGTTTTGAACGTGGTGGACTTCGGTGCGTTCGTGGATGTGGGCCTGAAAGACAGCGCCCTGATTCACGTCAGCGAGATGGCGAATCATTTCATTGAAAGTCCTTATCAGTTCGTCTCGGTGGGTGATGTGATTACCGCCTGGGTGCTGGGAGTCGACCTGGAACGCCGCCGCGTCTCTCTGACATTGATCAAACCGGGAACAGTACGACCGCCGCGAAAATCTCAACGCGGACCGTCGAAACCCGACGAGCAGAAAAAGCCGGACAAGGCAAAACAGGACCAGGGCGATTCCGCTGCGAACCGCAAGCGGAAACCCGGCAAAAAGAAACGGAACAAGCCTGGTAAAAAAGAGGCCCCCCTGCCCAAACTGACCAAGGAAATGAAAACCGGAGATCAGCCACTCCAGGGTTTCGATCAACTCAAGGCGCTCTGGAATCAGAAAAAGAAATAA